The genomic region TATGGTGCTAAAATATGGTTCATTGATGTTTTGACAAATATTTATTGCAAGAATTATCATCTACCAAGATATACATGATTTTCACGTATTAGAAATTACTTATATTAAAGAAACTCTTAGATAAGCATTGGCCATGAAAGTAAATCTAGGTTGTTCTTTTGAAGAGAAAGTACCtctttgcaacaaaaaaaaaagattttatttttcCTCAATTTGTATTTATTAAAATCTATGTGGTATACAAAGGGAGAGAGTGATAAAAGAGATATAGGGAGAAATATAGAAAGGGGAAAGTACGAGACAAGAGGACATGAAGAGATATGTAGAGAAAAGTAAATAGAGAGAGGAAAAGGAGATAAAAATAAGAGATATAAAAGGAAAGAGAGATAGTTAATGTAGAGATTGGATTTTGATCAACTCTTTTATATCAAGAATTCAAACATCTATGTAAGTGTAGAATATTGTGTTAAGAATATTCTTCTAGATATGTTTTCTATTTTGTTGTTATCTTGTTCACATATTTATTTCTTAGGTGTGAAATCTTGCATGTAAATGCATATTTAATTCTATAAACAACAACTATTCTAGGTTGCAGTGCACTATGTACTTATTTCTAAAGTAATCCAAATTGATCCTTCAATCTTTCGATTATTGGAATGATTTGTAGTTTGCATATTGACTATTATTCTTGGTTCTCAAATGATATGAGAGCTAAAATATTAAATGATAGTTGCTTGTAGGTTGGTCCATCTATTGGGAGGTTTATTCCATACCAGTGGCATGTGGTGTGTTGTACAAAAGCAAGGCATTGCATGATGGGATACTGATCCCATCAACAAAACTTTGTAGAAAAATAAGGGTAAACCAAAGGATGAAACAACGATCAGCAACCGAGTAAGGCTTGGCAGTCAAAGTAGCCCAAAGGAACACTAAAAACCCCACAATAGTAGAAGAGAAATGAAACACAATCCTCCACCCACATTCCAAAGGAGTGAAGAAGATGGGACTATAGATCAAAGGGAGGGTCACAAAGGGACTTGCTCTAGGCATCCTGTGCTAAACAAAAAAGAACATAAAATCTCTACCGCAAACAGattcccccccccaccccccccccctcccacaCACACACCCCTACAACAAGCAAAGAAACCAGCACTAGCACTCAAGTAGAGAGGAGGGATTCCTTTATTAGAAAAACCATAGGAATAAGGCCTAATGACAATTTGAAATATAATCACTAGCCACCAAACCCAACATAAACAACAATCGCTACCAATAGGAGCACCAAGTGACCAAGGGGCAAAGGATCCTTGCACACTATGACTAGAGACACCCTCTATATAACTCAACACAAATGAAATCCAAATGAAACTAGAGGGGAACAAAAGAGAGGGGACACAACCCCAATTATAGAAAGAACTCCCTACAAAGAACCCCAACAACACCATAGATCACTAGAAGAGGGTAGGCATAGACCCAAAGGGAAGTACCCAACAGAGGGTGGGGCTCCAAGAGCCAAGTACACCAAGAGAGAATGGCAAAGGCCAGAGACAAAACCAAAAAGACAAAAACCCTTATTGATCTAAAGGGGGACAACAGTGGAGCAAGAAAACTGCTATTCCTGCACCAACCTAATAAGGGGCCAACAAGGATCAATTCCCTCAGGCAGGTTGAGAGGAAAACACCAATGAGAGAAGGAAACTCTAGAAGACACATCCTCCAcaaaccccaaggagaaacacaaGGCAAAGCAAAGTCCCAAAACCAACCAAGCAATAGACCCAATCCCATTTGGGTCACCATCACCATCTTCATCTGCTTCCTCTACTACATCCAAAACCCTACCACTCCTTCCTCCTCTCTCGCACACCGTCAATTTGGTTAACTTGTTAATAGTAAAGGATCATATATGTTAGTTATGTTAGTTTTATAATTACATGTTAGcaatatattttataaaataaatatttaaacataTTTATCACATGagatatttttgcattatttataacACTTTTTCAGTGTGACAATTAAATAGACATATTTTAAAAACACATAAATTATGATGGTTAAATAGAGGTTTTTTAAATCTTGCCACCAAGATTCAAACACCATTGTGATGTTATTGTTGAGTTCTCATATAAAGATGTTGTACTCCATTTGTAACCTCGCCAATTTATAACTCTCACACAAACCATttacctttaaaaaaaataaattatattaatgatattatttagaaaaataagttttaaattaaatataaaattcaaatacaaataaaatttatttgccACCAAGAATCAAACTCTATCGTGTTTTTATTATTGATTTCTCTAATGATAATGAAGTACCCCATTTAGAACCTCACTAATTTATAACTCTCACGAGATACAtttatctttaaaaaataaaataaaatgatgataatttttaattataaacataaacattataataataatattattttgaaaattaattcttaaataaaatataaaatacaaaatattaTGATTGTTTCTTAGATATGGAACATAAATAAAATGATGACTTACATAAATTTATTGACTACTCAAAATTGAATTTACCTAGCAACTTAAGTTTAAGCTTAAATAGCATACCTCTACATTATTCTAACTAGTAACATTTCAGTCACTATAGCTGTTACTATTGCTTTGGTCTCCATCGTTGTCCGTCAGAGGAGAGCTTGGAACATGTGGAGTTCGAGGCTCCATCTTCCCTTCCAGCATTTGCACCACTTGTCTCATACTGGGCCTCACTTCGTCATCCTCTTGAATGCATAACAATGCTACAACACATGATCTTCCCACCTCTTCCATGTCTGCCGCCTCTGCAATACCCTCCTCCACAATATTAATCGTCTTCCCCTGTTGAATTTGAGTTGCAGCAAACGAGGGAAAATAATACAAACTTGAATCTTGCACGGTTAAGTCTAGATTTCTTCGCCCAGAAATGATTTCCAAGAGTGTCATACCAAAACTGTAGACATCAACTTTGGGAGTGATGGGAAGACCAGAGATCCATTCTGGAGCCAAGTAACCTCTCGTTCCTCTTGTAGTGGTTAGAACGCGGCTTAAATCTCTACCCATAAGCTTTGCCAACCCAAAGTCGGCCAACTTCGGTGATAAATCACCGTCCAGCAGAATGTTTTCGGGCTTCACATCGCTGTGAATGATGCAACCTCTGCATTCCTCGTGGAGGTAGAGTAATCCTCTGGCGGTGCCTAATGCAATCTCAAATCGGGTCTTCCAGTCGAGTACCTTTTTCTTACTCGTGGAATTACTTGTGAACAGGAGGGAATTGAGAGATCCGTTGGGCATGTAATCATAAATCAGTAACCGTTTTGATCCTTGTGCACAAAACCCTCGCAGCCTGACCAAATTCACATGTTGTATGTTTCCCAGAGAACTGATTTCCGCCCAAAATTGTTTCTCATCTTGTCTTGACCCCTGCATTTTTTTAACGGCCACAAGCGTACCGTCTTGTAGAGATCCTTTGAACACTGAGCCGGATCCTCCGCTCCCCAACTTAGACCTGAAATTCCTTGTTGCAATTTTCAACTCCTTGTAACTAAACATTCTCAGAAAAGAGTCCGAGGAATCTGCAGGCCTGTCCATCGACCGCTGCTGATGCCTCCGCCAAATTAAAACTGAACAGATACCCAGGGCAACGGTGAGTGCACCAACGATACCCAGCACGACGCCTACAATACTTGTGGTTTTGCTTTTCATTGGAAGTTGAGAAGCACTTACTCTAATGAAGACATTTGAATTGATTTTTGATGAAGTAGAGTTGCGCATGTTTAGCAAATCTCCAGACCAGACTTGGCACGCCCCTGAAGGCGGATTGAAAGCAAACGCGGTGCACGAACAGTTGCGGAGGCAGGCTTCCTGGCAATCTTTCTTTGTGGATGCAGCGTATGAGGAAGCCTCATCATCAGGCAAAGTTACACCATTGTCGATGAATCGGTCAGTGCTGCAGTTTAACGGGCTCTGCCGAACACAGCCACTGGACGCCCAATCTTGCGAAAGCCAGGCGCGATCGTCTGTGGGTTAGAAGCCTTCATCGCAGCTGCAGAGCGGAAGATTTCTGGAGTCACAGGTTGCGTACGCACCACAGGTACCATATACGTCGCATGCATCTCTGGGCACAGACCAGAACATGCTCCAACCACTGCTTTCGAATGAAGATTGTTGCCCTTGTCCGAGCGTAGTCACGACGTACCTTGCGAGTGCATTGAAGTTAGGAACCAACATATAAGTGAAATACAAACCAGAGCTATTACCTTCAACGCTGACATTGAAAAGTTGTTTGTCTGCAATTTCTGGAATTCCACTGAAAATTTTGCCGTCCCAAGTTCCAGTCGTCCAATAGTGTACAGAATTGTTCCATGTCAGAACAAATTGTTTTGCACCAGACGGATCCATGTGTAGGGCAAAAAGCCCAGGAGCAGGATCCAATGAGCTTTTCCAAGAGACTAACTTTTGCTGTCCACCGAACCTCATCCCGGGCAACAAGGTATCTACAGGATCAAAGAGATGCGCCCTCTGCATCGAACAATACCAGATTACCTTCTCGTGACAGCTTCATAACGCCTGACCGGTTTCTCGCTGGAGTCTCCCTGTTGGCCACCCAAACATACGTCTTCTCTGGAATTTTGGCATACCAGATGCCAATATACCATTTGCTTCCATTTGGGCTGAAGAATCCCAACTCAAATGTGCCATTCTTTGAAATGATTGTCTGATTTCCAGTAAGCGAGGCACCCAGCGAAAGAGTATCTCGAGCACCACTATTACTGTTCAGTTGAATAAACAGGGTAACTGTAAAAAGCAGGCTTAAGAATATATTTCCCATGAAGTCCCTTGAAAGGATAGCGTGAGTTCCAAGAGAGCTTCCCCTTGACAGAGCAGCGTCACCTCCAAGAGGCCATCAAATTCAATGGTCGCCTAACTGTATTGAAGCCAAAAACAAAAGTTGTGGGTAATGTTTTCCTCTTGCGTAGCGTTCCAAAGGTTTCACAAATACCATCTGTCAATTTAATAATGGCATTGAAAGTTTTATTTATTATACCATTGATCTTTTTTTCTGTatatttatttcttcttcttctaattaattaagtcgataggcttttagtgggggctTTTTGCTCGTCGAAGTGTAAGACAATCCAGCAATTGTTGCTTTTCGGTGACCAGTCACTTTTCCCGGTGAGCGGCAGGTGGCTTCTTGATTGTTTGGCTTAGATTTTGACATGTGTCCCTTGCACAAATCTTGGAGAAGTGATGAATGGTAAATTAAACAAGCTCAGTGCTTCGGTGgctttttttgtgtgtaggtttggAAAGAAAGAAGGATGAGAggaaaaaccccagatctgctttgGGAAAGATTTCTGGAAACTTTTAACCCAACTGTAATCTTTTTTCTGTCTTATGTAATTTTTTGCAGCACTCAATAGTTAATTCGTAGCAATATTTAGTGTCATTTTCCTCCAAATTTAACTGTAGACTAAAATCTTAGGTGGTGGGTTTGTTAGGGTTTACGAAGTGAGAAGCTTTTCATAACTGATCTTCATTGCAGGTAGCAACATATTCGTTGGATTGTCGAAGCTTTCCGAAACCACAATATCACTTGTATCTTCATAGTATTATTTCATGGTTGCTGTAACTGCCTTCGATGGTAGCGATTATATTGACATGGTCACTGATAAATTTAGTGAACTGGGAAATGATGCGTTTAAGCTATTGTGAACCTCCCCCAAAGCTTTATAGTTTGCAGAGTTTTCTCTCTGGTTTACATTTTTCTATGGCCAATTATACCTATCAATCAAAACTATAATCTTGTGGGTGTTTACTTGGTTAGTTTTTCTTGTGCTCAATTTAGAGCTTTCAAACTTATAGGTTTGTGAGTATTTGATTTGGTCGCATTTTCCTATTCCCTATTTAATAATCTATCTTGGGTATTTGGTTTGGATGTCTTTTCGTATGATTAGTTCTGTCAATCAAACTTATAGTTATGTGGGTGTTTAATtcgatttcattttcttttgcCCAATTGTCTCAATCTTTTTCTGCATAGCTAAATTAATTGTATTTGATTTGGTTATTTAACAATATTTTGGATTAGATCTTTTTGTGCAGTTATGACAAGAAGTACAGTTCGATCAGCGAGCTTGTGTAGCGATACAACGCTTTTGTTCAGAACATGGATTTAATGGAGTCAACAAACAACATGAATCTTCCTTACACTTTCAGAATTAATGGTAACCCACTCATGTCTTCTTAAGGAAAACATTTAGCCCTATTTAAGAATCTAGATGTTGGATTGAAGTTGGGATGTTGGCATGCCTCATGAATTAATTTTGAGTGGCTTATTACAATGTCTGATTAGCAGTGAATTGGTATAAACCTAACAAATTGAGAAATCTATAGGGTATTAGATTGTTTGAACTTCGGGGTTTATAATCTAGGTCAACCATCTATTTATACAGGGATTGCAAGAGAATTACAAGCTTAGGACGTGGTCTTATCTGATTTCTTGTAAGAGGGTTATGCTTTCCATGGAAGATCCGAGGATCAATTATGGGCTCATAAGAAATTAGACATTAGAGTCTTTGTTTAAGCCATAGATCAAACAAATCTTTGTCCAACTAAGATTTTTTTTCACGTAATAACTATCAAATCGAAACATCATTTCGTTTATATGTAGAAATTTGTATTTTGAGCTCTAAATACTTCTTGTAAGGTCATTTAGATAGCTCAGCTCATTGGTAGTAGTCAACTCAGTCTAATGGAAACAAAAATGATCATCCTTTGATCTATGTGGCTAGAATAAGGCGTAGTTTCTTTTTTGAATATAGGTTAGAACATTGTCATGAAATTTTCATATGAGAGGTAGGGATGACAATCAAATTCCAAACCTGATTGAGACCTTATCCACTGCTTAGAATCCATTAAGAGAACTCGTGCAAGTTCCTCTACAACTGAAAATTCTCTCTATCTACTCTAGCTGGTGAAATCTTAAAGATTATAATGATTATGTATATGGCCGAGCATAACAGTCAGCAAAACCTAGAATAATAGGCTTGCTTCTAAGTTTCCatactttatttatttcatttgtagTCTTGTTGACTCTGCATTGACATTAATATAGAATTGTTATCACAGAATAATGGTATACATAGTTTAAGGAAACTACATGATATAACCTTGCAGAGTTGCCCTTGTTCTACCAAAAGTGATAACTCCAATTTTGTCCATACTTAACTGTATTTTAGAAAACCAATACCCATTTTTTAACTTATTGCTATGACTTTAGTGCCAAATAAAGGGATGGTTCCAAAATTAGGAGCACAACGTTATCTTTTTGTCTTAGATTACACAGTATTATTAAAGATTAACTTCATGAACTTTAATAATAACAAAAATATGTTTTGTGTAGTGAAAATAGGAGGAAAGTATTGTGTAAGAAGTCATATAAGCCAATGAATGAAAAgctagaaaattaatttttaatatgatATCACTAACAATTATTTATATTAAGGTGTAACATTTAGATGATATTATTAACAATTATTTGTCATGTTAAGTGGGGTTTGATTTTGGGAAATTGTGCAAATCTTTAAAACAAAATTTTGAATGCCCTAATGCTTTAAAACAAAATTATTCACTCTACCTATTGTCTGTGTTTTTTGGCCTTGCTGCAAAAATGAGCTCAAAAAATAGATTGGTTATATAAAAGAATATCATAACCATTATTTTTACTACTCAGGAAATAACACACAACAAATTTGGCAGTTTGTGATTACTTCTGAGTTTTTCATGTGTTATGCTACAATGGCATATAGGAAGTTTCGGTTATTGTAGGAAGTTTCAGTTATTGTAGATGTGAAAATGAATTAATTGATCATTTCCTCCAATTCCCATCTTGAGGATATGAAGATTTTTATGGAATGGATGTTCCTTAATAAAAGAGTGGAAAAAGTGAAACATTGAATCACTCTTTGAAAGACCTGAAAAAATCAGTAGCATTGTCAAGATCTCCAAATTTTATTACATTGAAACCAGAGAGTACAATAGATGTGATTCATCTCACATTCGACCAAAAACTATCACTAACCACATACCTCTACTATTATTTTCACCTTATCAACATAAGATGTTTCAATTGGGGTGTGAGATTTTTCCCTTTGGAAAATGAGCTGATGCTACTTCACATTGTAAATTTGTTTTATGAATTTAGTCTTGTTTTATTTAAGTGGGTTGAGATGAACATAACTTTTACATTTTTAAGAGAGAAGATGGAAGCATCTAAGAAAAGGGTGCAACAAGGGTATCAACAACCAGAAACTGGTTTTTGTTTTTCGCTATGTCTGAAACACTTAAATTATGTAGTACTTAGCTaaggtaatgatttttttgtttgtgcAACCAAGAAGCAGCACACAGTTCAAGTAATCGATCTGCTACATTTGCCCAAATAGCATGGAAGACCTATTTTTGATCTGCCAAAATAGAAGCATTTTTTGAATCAAGTAATGAAATGTTTATTTCAGCTTAGTTCATTATGTCTGGTGAGGGAGATTTTATATGCACCCCAGAAGAAGAAAAAAGTAGCAAAAAAGAAAGAATTTTCGTATTGGAAGGGCAAAGCTCCTTGTGCTGACATCACAGTAGAGTTGGCATTATATCAATGGATATTGTAATCAGTCCATCTAGCACGTATACCTTCATATGGTTGAAATCCAATTTGACAAATCTAACACCGCCATAAGATCCAAGTAAAACAAAGGAAAATCTCTACATCTTTACTTTCACTATCAATTCTGCATGTAAACACTCTAAATTCTGCTTTCTTCCCATTATTGAAGTcacttatttttaattatttgtcttaAATC from Cryptomeria japonica chromosome 3, Sugi_1.0, whole genome shotgun sequence harbors:
- the LOC131061758 gene encoding G-type lectin S-receptor-like serine/threonine-protein kinase At2g19130, translated to MRFGGQQKLVSWKSSLDPAPGLFALHMDPSGAKQFVLTWNNSVHYWTTGTWDGKIFSGIPEIADKQLFNVSVEGNSSGLYFTYMLVPNFNALARYVVTTLGQGQQSSFESSGWSMFWSVPRDACDVYGTCDDRAWLSQDWASSGCVRQSPLNCSTDRFIDNGVTLPDDEASSYAASTKKDCQEACLRNCSCTAFAFNPPSGACQVWSGDLLNMRNSTSSKINSNVFIRVSASQLPMKSKTTSIVGVVLGIVGALTVALGICSVLIWRRHQQRSMDRPADSSDSFLRMFSYKELKIATRNFRSKLGSGGSGSVFKGSLQDGTLVAVKKMQGSRQDEKQFWAEISSLGNIQHVNLVRLRGFCAQGSKRLLIYDYMPNGSLNSLLFTSNSTSKKKVLDWKTRFEIALGTARGLLYLHEECRGCIIHSDVKPENILLDGDLSPKLADFGLAKLMGRDLSRVLTTTRGTRGYLAPEWISGLPITPKVDVYSFGMTLLEIISGRRNLDLTVQDSSLYYFPSFAATQIQQGKTINIVEEGIAEAADMEEVGRSCVVALLCIQEDDEVRPSMRQVVQMLEGKMEPRTPHVPSSPLTDNDGDQSNSNSYSD
- the LOC131874509 gene encoding putative inactive G-type lectin S-receptor-like serine/threonine-protein kinase SRK: MGNIFLSLLFTVTLFIQLNSNSGARDTLSLGASLTGNQTIISKNGTFELGFFSPNGSKWYIGIWYAKIPEKTYVWVANRETPARNRSGVMKLSREGNLVLFDAEGASL